One part of the Sorangiineae bacterium MSr11954 genome encodes these proteins:
- a CDS encoding M35 family metallo-endopeptidase, whose protein sequence is MNEHPRTRRFRSAIALAVLPVLAACSATSEPSSDDATLRATLSKQDGADVTVTLTNGTSEPARFLAWNTLATELGEPLFVLTRDGEPVAYQGRHYKRGLPRPSDYLVLAPGESLIRAVDLAQYYDMSQPGTYDIQYRAELAPAGARSADERAEVTSNHVSVQTAGYVSPLARRMTLQKSVQSSALAGTPSFAGCSSSQQTDVTNAFSSAGTYANQAVTYLNGTPSATTRYTTWFGAYSSSNWDVVKGHFANIQSAFDSKPFTFDCSTCTSNSFAYVYKDEPYTVYLCGSFWGAPRTGTDSKAGTIVHETSHFAVVADTDDNAYGQGDCKSLAKSSPSQARANADSHEYFAENNPALN, encoded by the coding sequence ATGAACGAACATCCCCGAACACGCAGGTTCAGGTCGGCCATTGCCCTCGCCGTTCTCCCCGTTCTTGCGGCGTGCTCCGCGACCTCCGAGCCCAGCTCGGACGACGCCACCTTGCGGGCCACGCTCTCGAAGCAAGATGGCGCCGACGTCACGGTCACCTTGACCAATGGAACCTCCGAGCCCGCGCGCTTTCTCGCGTGGAACACCTTGGCCACGGAGCTCGGCGAGCCGCTCTTCGTGCTCACCCGCGACGGCGAGCCCGTCGCATACCAAGGGCGCCACTACAAGCGCGGCCTCCCGCGCCCGAGCGATTACCTGGTGCTGGCGCCGGGCGAGAGCCTGATCCGCGCCGTGGATCTGGCGCAGTACTACGATATGTCGCAGCCGGGCACGTACGACATTCAGTACCGCGCGGAGCTGGCGCCGGCCGGCGCGCGGTCAGCGGACGAGCGGGCCGAGGTCACGTCCAACCACGTGAGCGTGCAGACCGCAGGCTACGTGTCACCGCTGGCGCGGCGGATGACGTTGCAAAAGAGCGTGCAATCGTCGGCGCTCGCGGGCACGCCGTCGTTCGCGGGGTGCAGCAGCAGCCAGCAGACCGATGTCACCAACGCGTTCTCCTCGGCCGGGACGTATGCGAACCAAGCCGTTACGTATTTGAACGGTACGCCCTCGGCCACCACGCGCTACACCACGTGGTTCGGGGCGTACTCGTCGAGCAATTGGGACGTGGTCAAAGGGCACTTTGCGAACATCCAGAGCGCCTTCGACAGCAAACCCTTTACGTTCGACTGCAGCACGTGCACGAGCAACTCGTTCGCGTACGTGTACAAAGACGAACCCTACACCGTGTACCTCTGCGGCTCGTTCTGGGGTGCGCCGCGCACCGGAACGGACTCGAAGGCGGGGACCATCGTCCACGAGACCAGCCACTTTGCGGTGGTGGCCGACACCGACGACAACGCCTACGGGCAAGGCGACTGCAAGAGCTTGGCGAAGAGCAGCCCCAGCCAGGCCCGCGCCAACGCCGATAGCCATGAATACTTTGCGGAAAACAACCCTGCGCTGAACTGA
- the panC gene encoding pantoate--beta-alanine ligase gives MKDPIAFRAACDEARRSGATVGFVPTMGALHSGHLALVAEAKRKASFIVVSIFVNPTQFGPNEDFVHYPRDFVGDLQKLTDQGVDLVFAPEPSAMYPEGEQTRVKVHRLTDPLCGAFRPGHFEGVTTIVAKLFALSGPAVVVFGKKDYQQLAVLRKMVRDLFFPIDLIGHPIVREADGLAMSSRNVYLSADERARALGLSRGLRAAWSAFEGGERRTETLRALALREVHAVADRIDYVDVVDPVDLMPPGERIDGGGAGAKALVAIACHIGKTRLIDNVVLGEDPVPGAAVTS, from the coding sequence GTGAAGGACCCCATCGCGTTCCGCGCGGCATGCGACGAGGCCCGTCGTTCGGGTGCAACTGTAGGGTTCGTCCCCACCATGGGCGCGCTCCACTCGGGACACTTGGCCCTTGTAGCTGAAGCGAAACGAAAAGCGTCGTTCATCGTTGTGTCCATTTTCGTCAACCCCACACAGTTCGGCCCAAACGAAGACTTCGTTCACTACCCGCGCGATTTTGTTGGCGACCTTCAAAAGTTGACCGACCAAGGCGTCGATCTGGTCTTCGCGCCCGAGCCCTCCGCGATGTACCCCGAGGGCGAGCAAACGCGGGTGAAGGTCCACCGGCTGACCGATCCCCTCTGCGGGGCCTTTCGCCCCGGCCACTTCGAGGGCGTCACCACCATCGTGGCCAAGCTGTTCGCCCTCTCGGGGCCGGCCGTCGTCGTGTTCGGCAAGAAGGACTACCAGCAGCTCGCCGTCCTTCGAAAGATGGTGCGCGATCTCTTCTTTCCCATCGATCTCATCGGCCACCCCATCGTGCGCGAGGCCGACGGTCTGGCCATGAGCTCCCGCAACGTCTACCTCTCGGCCGACGAGCGCGCGCGCGCCCTGGGTCTCTCCCGCGGCCTGCGCGCTGCATGGAGCGCCTTCGAAGGCGGCGAGCGTCGCACCGAGACCTTGCGCGCCCTTGCCCTGCGCGAGGTGCACGCCGTGGCCGACCGAATCGACTATGTCGATGTGGTCGACCCCGTGGATCTCATGCCGCCCGGCGAGCGCATCGACGGCGGCGGCGCCGGCGCCAAGGCGCTGGTGGCCATCGCCTGCCACATCGGGAAAACACGTCTGATCGACAACGTCGTCCTCGGCGAAGATCCGGTCCCCGGCGCGGCGGTGACGTCGTGA
- a CDS encoding M4 family metallopeptidase: MKSGVLFSNRRLAALLALPILACVPACSSSSEGDPGEESAKDAPAGVSVIARERVSLVPTFVRGQLGTFTAQNAQSALPSIAAVLHAEGDFTLKSTQTDASGAVHHRYTQRKNGLAVLGGELAVHVRGGLVYAANGNVRSDLPAPTVATASVETAAAHALAAYPEDAVVSVDPTSDRAYWREPEGDALRLVHRLTVRGVDAEGEIVDTVLVDATDGSVVDRIPTIMTLKSRKIYDAGQTTSRGTLERSEGQAEVSDATVNVSYDNLGITYDAYKTLFNRDSLDGNGLTLISSVHALIQTSSGATKNNASWDGTQMRYGDGDGTTFSNLAYSIDVTGHELTHGVTTSTSDLRYSGQSGGLNEGMSDIFGAVVEWYHAGKVVSEGTWQVGEDVYTPNKSGDALRYMNDPAKDGRSIDYAPNFTSGMNPHLSSGVPNLAFYLLSQGGTHPRGKTKVKVDGIGIEKAAHVFYTANTTILTSSATYANARSASEQAARELGYSAGEIASVSNAWAAVGVGSAVGGAQ; this comes from the coding sequence ATGAAATCAGGTGTGTTGTTTTCGAATCGCCGTTTGGCCGCGCTCTTGGCATTGCCGATTTTGGCGTGCGTCCCTGCTTGCTCGAGCAGCTCGGAGGGCGATCCGGGCGAGGAGTCCGCCAAGGATGCACCGGCGGGCGTGAGCGTGATTGCCCGCGAGCGCGTCTCGCTCGTCCCCACGTTCGTGCGCGGCCAGCTCGGTACGTTCACGGCGCAGAATGCGCAGAGCGCGCTTCCGTCGATCGCCGCCGTGTTGCACGCCGAGGGCGACTTTACCTTGAAGAGCACGCAGACCGATGCGTCGGGCGCCGTTCATCATCGGTATACGCAACGAAAGAATGGTCTCGCGGTGCTCGGCGGCGAGCTCGCCGTGCACGTGCGGGGCGGGCTCGTGTACGCGGCAAATGGAAATGTCCGCAGCGATTTGCCGGCGCCTACGGTGGCCACCGCTTCCGTGGAGACCGCGGCCGCCCATGCGCTCGCTGCGTATCCGGAGGATGCCGTGGTGTCGGTCGATCCCACGAGCGATCGGGCGTATTGGCGCGAGCCGGAGGGTGATGCCTTGCGGCTCGTCCACCGACTGACCGTGCGGGGCGTCGATGCCGAGGGCGAAATCGTCGACACCGTGCTCGTCGATGCCACCGATGGATCGGTGGTCGATCGCATTCCCACGATCATGACCCTCAAGTCGCGCAAGATCTACGACGCGGGGCAGACCACCAGCCGCGGCACCCTCGAACGGAGCGAGGGCCAGGCGGAGGTCTCCGATGCGACGGTGAATGTCAGCTACGACAACCTGGGGATCACGTACGACGCGTACAAAACGCTGTTCAACCGCGACTCGCTCGACGGCAACGGGCTCACGTTGATCAGCTCCGTTCACGCGTTGATCCAGACCTCGTCGGGGGCGACGAAGAACAATGCGTCATGGGACGGCACCCAGATGCGCTACGGCGACGGCGACGGCACGACGTTCTCGAACCTGGCGTATTCGATCGACGTGACGGGGCACGAGCTCACGCACGGCGTGACCACCTCCACCTCGGATCTCCGGTACTCCGGTCAATCGGGCGGGTTGAACGAGGGGATGTCGGATATCTTTGGCGCCGTGGTCGAGTGGTACCACGCCGGAAAGGTGGTCTCCGAGGGCACCTGGCAGGTGGGCGAGGACGTGTACACGCCGAACAAGTCGGGCGATGCGCTTCGCTATATGAACGATCCGGCCAAGGACGGCCGGTCGATCGATTATGCGCCCAACTTCACCTCGGGGATGAATCCGCATCTCAGCTCCGGGGTGCCCAACCTCGCCTTCTACCTGCTCTCGCAAGGCGGAACGCACCCGCGTGGGAAGACCAAGGTCAAGGTCGACGGGATTGGCATCGAGAAGGCCGCCCATGTCTTCTACACCGCCAATACGACCATCCTCACCTCCTCGGCGACGTATGCCAATGCGCGCTCGGCCAGCGAACAAGCGGCGCGGGAGCTCGGCTACTCGGCGGGTGAGATCGCGTCGGTGAGCAATGCGTGGGCCGCCGTGGGGGTCGGGTCGGCGGTTGGAGGAGCGCAGTAG
- a CDS encoding SUMF1/EgtB/PvdO family nonheme iron enzyme, protein MTKDPLQIEGQTIAEKYRVERAVGEGGFAVVYRAIHTIWNRPVAIKFFHALSLARLDRRELFMQAFIQEGALLTELSSQTASIVQARDIGTYMSPQGHWIPYMVLEWLEGCSLDELLEHEREEKLPPWSLTEMMNVIGPVASALEVAHARGIAHRDIKPGNLFLIGDRTRGKSTVKVLDFGVAKMMADNTDVQAALAKTGASVQSFSPLYGAPEQFTRSYGATGPWTDVFALSLVAVEMLSGRRVLDGTDLVQLACASADRDRRPTPRALGVPVSDAVEGVFARALAVEPAKRYARCGEFLAALTSAARITPIEPPRVSVAASRPAVIPGPPSNIALEETLVSESSPEVAPPPLVPSTGSGAILPSSASPPPADLGKGRRTSFLLGAGAAILALGTGVLLAFFNHSREPSAPGGPGAVGASGASGTPAAPSQELASAAVGTPGKPAPACPEGMAPIPAGQFFMGSDAKEAQPHEKPSHNVKLGAFCMDTYEVTAKDYKACSDIGKCRRAPVEVDWPAITAAERKLYSTLCTVADPAKQDHPINCISWDMATTFCKARDKRLPTEAEWEYTARGPDGRTYPWGDEEPLPAHLNACGTECVAWGKSHHVSLEALYPASDGYPTTAPVGQFPSGKSRFGPFDVVGNVWEWTADWYGDYGPDDGTNPAGPASGERRVIRGGAFNGSFASWLRPSFRYAQDPKAQSHGIGFRCAKSL, encoded by the coding sequence ATGACGAAGGATCCGCTTCAGATCGAAGGGCAGACCATCGCCGAGAAGTACCGCGTGGAGCGGGCCGTGGGGGAGGGCGGCTTTGCCGTCGTGTACCGGGCGATTCATACGATCTGGAACCGGCCGGTCGCCATCAAGTTCTTTCACGCCCTCTCGCTCGCGCGCCTCGATCGGCGCGAGCTGTTCATGCAGGCGTTCATTCAAGAGGGCGCGCTGCTCACGGAGCTGAGCAGCCAAACGGCCAGCATCGTTCAGGCGCGCGACATCGGCACGTACATGTCGCCGCAAGGGCATTGGATCCCGTACATGGTGCTGGAGTGGCTCGAGGGCTGCTCCCTCGACGAGCTCCTGGAGCACGAGCGCGAGGAGAAGCTCCCGCCGTGGAGCCTCACCGAAATGATGAACGTGATCGGACCGGTGGCCAGCGCCCTCGAGGTCGCCCACGCGCGCGGCATCGCGCACCGTGACATCAAGCCGGGCAACCTGTTTCTGATCGGCGACCGCACGCGCGGCAAGTCCACCGTCAAGGTCCTCGACTTCGGCGTGGCCAAAATGATGGCCGACAACACGGACGTGCAAGCGGCGCTGGCCAAGACCGGCGCCAGCGTTCAGTCCTTCAGCCCCCTCTACGGCGCGCCCGAGCAATTCACCCGAAGCTACGGCGCCACCGGCCCTTGGACCGATGTGTTCGCGCTCTCCCTGGTCGCCGTCGAGATGCTCTCCGGCCGCCGCGTGCTCGACGGCACCGACTTGGTGCAGCTCGCGTGCGCCTCCGCCGATCGCGATCGGCGCCCCACGCCGCGCGCCCTGGGGGTCCCCGTCTCCGACGCCGTCGAGGGCGTGTTCGCCCGCGCCCTGGCCGTGGAGCCCGCGAAACGCTACGCGCGCTGCGGCGAGTTCTTGGCCGCGCTCACCAGCGCCGCGCGCATCACCCCCATCGAGCCGCCGCGCGTGTCGGTGGCCGCGTCCCGTCCGGCCGTGATCCCCGGGCCGCCGTCGAACATCGCGCTCGAAGAGACCTTGGTCTCGGAGTCGTCCCCCGAGGTCGCGCCCCCGCCGCTCGTGCCATCGACGGGATCGGGCGCCATCCTCCCGAGCTCCGCCTCCCCGCCGCCGGCCGACCTCGGGAAGGGCCGTCGAACGAGCTTTCTCCTCGGCGCCGGCGCGGCCATCCTCGCCTTGGGCACGGGCGTGCTGCTGGCGTTCTTCAACCATTCGCGCGAGCCGTCCGCGCCGGGTGGGCCGGGCGCCGTCGGTGCATCGGGGGCATCGGGCACGCCCGCGGCGCCTTCGCAGGAGCTGGCCTCGGCTGCCGTCGGGACACCGGGCAAGCCTGCGCCGGCGTGCCCGGAGGGCATGGCCCCGATCCCGGCTGGCCAATTCTTCATGGGCTCCGACGCCAAGGAGGCGCAGCCCCATGAAAAGCCGTCGCACAACGTCAAGCTCGGCGCCTTTTGCATGGACACCTACGAGGTCACCGCCAAAGACTACAAAGCGTGCTCCGATATCGGCAAATGCCGGAGGGCGCCCGTGGAGGTCGACTGGCCGGCGATCACGGCGGCCGAGCGAAAGCTGTATTCCACTTTGTGCACGGTGGCCGATCCGGCCAAGCAGGATCATCCCATCAACTGCATCTCCTGGGATATGGCCACGACCTTCTGCAAGGCGCGCGACAAGCGCCTCCCCACCGAGGCGGAGTGGGAATACACGGCCCGCGGCCCCGACGGCCGCACCTATCCATGGGGCGACGAGGAGCCTCTGCCCGCGCACCTCAATGCGTGCGGCACCGAGTGCGTGGCCTGGGGCAAATCCCACCACGTCTCCTTGGAAGCGCTCTACCCCGCCAGCGACGGTTACCCCACCACGGCGCCCGTGGGCCAATTCCCCTCCGGCAAATCGCGCTTTGGCCCCTTCGACGTCGTTGGGAATGTCTGGGAGTGGACCGCCGATTGGTATGGCGACTACGGCCCCGACGATGGCACCAACCCCGCCGGCCCCGCCTCGGGCGAGCGCCGCGTCATCCGCGGCGGCGCCTTCAACGGCAGCTTTGCCAGCTGGCTCCGGCCGTCATTTCGCTATGCGCAGGATCCCAAAGCCCAAAGCCACGGCATCGGTTTCCGCTGCGCCAAATCGCTTTAG
- a CDS encoding M28 family peptidase: MMKRHALSWVMLAVAGIWACSAGRSEDPGASGRMGSAESTGAAAEPAPASVILADDADSDPMEHIRYFASDSMKGRNSPSPEFDSCAKYVTDRLVKYGLTGPNSGDPNGAYAQTFTQSTLAPAGLGLASAHGDDAHQAGDDAHPAHGAGSFGTTLFERGSYVEGAAAAAGNTHNVLGRLEGTGAKKNEVIVVMAHLDHIGTTSSGVVRNGADDNASGSAVLVASLPALAQAKANDELNRSVLFVWTAAEEDGLIGSKYFVDHPIAGVGLSEIVGVINFDMVARWDANRLSIIDTKSDGTTSYLSSLFTQANAKLPAPFGRINHDIAQYARRQDGASFYDKGEDVLFVFEGLSNPEGGGDLNPDYHAAGDDVSKILADNDGEKPRKVRDLLIELVKLASNASR; the protein is encoded by the coding sequence ATGATGAAACGACATGCGCTTTCATGGGTGATGCTCGCCGTGGCGGGCATATGGGCTTGCAGCGCGGGGCGCTCCGAGGATCCCGGCGCTTCGGGGCGGATGGGGTCGGCCGAGTCGACGGGGGCGGCTGCCGAGCCCGCGCCGGCGTCCGTGATCCTCGCGGACGATGCGGACTCCGATCCGATGGAGCACATTCGATACTTTGCGTCGGATTCCATGAAGGGGCGCAACAGCCCCTCGCCGGAGTTCGATTCATGCGCCAAGTACGTGACGGACCGGCTCGTCAAATACGGGCTCACGGGGCCCAACTCCGGGGATCCCAACGGCGCCTATGCGCAAACGTTCACGCAAAGCACCTTGGCGCCGGCGGGCCTTGGGCTGGCGAGCGCGCACGGCGACGACGCGCACCAGGCTGGCGATGATGCGCACCCTGCGCACGGCGCCGGCTCGTTCGGCACCACGTTGTTCGAGCGGGGCTCCTATGTCGAGGGCGCGGCGGCCGCCGCCGGCAATACGCACAATGTGCTGGGGCGGCTGGAGGGCACCGGCGCAAAGAAGAACGAGGTGATCGTGGTGATGGCCCACCTCGATCACATCGGGACCACGTCGAGCGGCGTGGTGCGCAACGGTGCGGATGACAATGCATCGGGCAGCGCGGTCCTCGTGGCCAGCTTGCCGGCGCTCGCGCAGGCGAAGGCCAACGACGAGCTGAATCGCTCGGTGCTCTTCGTGTGGACGGCGGCCGAGGAAGATGGGCTGATCGGCTCCAAGTACTTCGTGGATCATCCCATCGCCGGCGTTGGATTGTCGGAGATCGTCGGGGTCATCAACTTCGACATGGTGGCCCGCTGGGACGCCAATCGTCTGAGCATCATCGACACCAAGTCGGACGGCACCACCAGCTACCTCTCGTCGCTGTTCACGCAGGCGAACGCCAAGCTGCCCGCGCCGTTCGGACGCATCAACCACGATATCGCGCAGTACGCGCGGCGTCAGGACGGTGCTTCGTTCTACGACAAGGGCGAGGACGTGCTGTTCGTCTTCGAGGGGCTGAGCAACCCCGAGGGCGGCGGAGACCTCAACCCCGATTACCACGCAGCCGGCGACGACGTCTCCAAGATCCTCGCCGACAACGACGGGGAGAAGCCGCGCAAGGTGCGGGATCTCCTCATCGAGCTGGTGAAACTCGCTTCCAATGCATCGCGCTGA
- the tmk gene encoding dTMP kinase: MSAAGRGGRFVVLEGIDGAGTTTQTALLAETLRSEGVRVRATREPSDGPIGALIRQVLSGRVVAPIEGGTTALGWEPMALLFAADRMDHVQCEIAPFVAQGGVVISDRYDASSLAYQSVTSGRAEGDPLAWIRVLNQRAQRPDLTIVLDISAEAAAARRSARGEAAQIYDANEVQRALAAFYKNLPHHMPGDRIAVLDADAPVDVVRARVLEVYRTAFAPH, translated from the coding sequence GTGAGCGCCGCGGGCAGGGGAGGACGCTTCGTGGTGCTCGAGGGCATCGACGGCGCCGGCACCACCACGCAGACCGCGCTGCTCGCCGAAACGCTCCGGAGCGAGGGCGTGCGGGTGCGGGCGACGCGGGAGCCGAGCGACGGCCCCATCGGCGCGCTGATCCGGCAGGTGCTCTCGGGTCGGGTGGTCGCGCCCATCGAGGGAGGCACCACGGCGCTCGGGTGGGAGCCCATGGCCTTGCTCTTCGCGGCGGACCGCATGGACCACGTGCAGTGCGAGATCGCGCCCTTCGTCGCCCAAGGCGGCGTCGTCATCTCGGACCGCTACGATGCGTCCAGCCTCGCGTACCAGAGCGTCACCAGCGGAAGGGCCGAGGGCGATCCGCTCGCGTGGATCCGCGTCCTCAACCAGCGCGCGCAGAGGCCCGACTTGACCATCGTGCTCGACATCTCGGCCGAAGCCGCCGCCGCCCGCCGCTCGGCCCGCGGCGAGGCCGCCCAGATCTACGACGCCAACGAGGTGCAGCGCGCATTGGCTGCATTCTACAAGAATCTCCCCCACCACATGCCGGGCGACCGCATCGCCGTGCTCGACGCCGACGCTCCCGTCGATGTCGTTCGAGCTCGGGTGCTGGAGGTCTATCGCACCGCGTTTGCGCCCCACTAG
- a CDS encoding GreA/GreB family elongation factor has translation MTTDSLKVRLLDSLRAELTRELESSRRRAHDAAVAATHEENRPENDKDMRSTEASYVARGQAERVREVEHALARLANMPVRDLEQGDAIVVSAIVKVRHDGSETTYFVVPAAGGVRLRDGDVEVQTLATSSPLGAALLGLSEGDEAEVSTPHGKGGLTRLFEVVQVR, from the coding sequence ATGACCACCGATTCCCTCAAGGTACGACTGCTCGATTCGTTGCGCGCCGAGCTCACGCGCGAGCTCGAGTCCTCGCGCCGTCGTGCGCACGACGCCGCCGTCGCCGCCACCCACGAAGAAAACCGCCCGGAGAACGACAAGGACATGCGGTCCACCGAGGCATCGTACGTGGCGCGCGGCCAAGCCGAGCGCGTGCGCGAGGTGGAGCACGCCCTCGCGCGCCTGGCCAACATGCCGGTGCGCGATCTGGAGCAGGGCGATGCCATCGTCGTCTCCGCCATCGTCAAGGTTCGCCACGATGGGAGCGAGACCACGTACTTCGTGGTCCCCGCGGCCGGCGGCGTGCGCCTGCGCGACGGCGATGTCGAGGTGCAAACCTTGGCCACCTCCAGCCCCCTCGGCGCCGCGCTCCTCGGTCTCTCCGAGGGCGACGAGGCCGAAGTCTCGACGCCCCACGGCAAAGGCGGATTGACGCGCCTCTTCGAGGTCGTCCAAGTGCGCTGA
- a CDS encoding OPT/YSL family transporter, translating into MNDVASRAAAGEPETLRSAAASEDPERRWLEEVYQRGAVQLTVRAVIVGMFLGAVMCLSNLYVVLKTGWSLGVTLTACILAYAIFRGLGVLRVSRRDFSMLENNAASSVASAAGYMTGGGNMAAVPALFVLTGIRPDTWSLVVWFAVIGALGVFVAIPLKRQLVNIDKLPFPTGMATAETIRALHEHEGGEGNKKAQLLLSAAGLGAVIAWLRDAKATWMPFNVPAHIGLPFKLRGVEAAKWSLTLDGSLILMGVGALMTFKTGWSLLLGGMLNYAVLAPAMVERGVIETVSYKAIVQYTLWPGAAILVSSSVLSFAFQWRSIARSFSGITAIFRKSKGPADAAPDPVAEVECPSWWFPAGFLLLAPVVVFLMGALFQIPWWAGLIALPLTLVTGVVGGRMTGETDITPTKAVGPLTQLVFGAMLPGNMVANIMGANVTGGVGLHASDLLTDLKCGYLLGGNPRQQFVAQLFGLVAGAAVVVPAYNLLIPTADIIGSADFPAPSVMVWAGVSKALSSGLGGLQPAARVALVVGFALGIGLTLLERWAPARVKPWIPSPNAIGISMVIPGANAIAMFTGGVIAEILRRRKPALAERTVVPISSGFIAGESLMGIAIAILVAIGVLSK; encoded by the coding sequence TTGAACGACGTCGCATCCAGGGCCGCGGCCGGCGAGCCCGAGACGCTCCGTTCGGCCGCCGCGAGCGAGGACCCCGAGAGGCGCTGGCTCGAGGAGGTCTACCAGCGCGGCGCCGTGCAGCTCACGGTGCGCGCGGTCATCGTGGGCATGTTCCTCGGCGCCGTCATGTGCCTGTCGAACCTCTATGTCGTGCTCAAGACGGGGTGGAGCCTGGGCGTGACCCTGACGGCGTGCATCCTGGCGTACGCGATCTTTCGCGGCCTCGGCGTGCTTCGCGTATCGCGGCGCGACTTTTCCATGCTCGAGAACAACGCCGCGAGCTCCGTCGCGTCGGCCGCGGGGTACATGACCGGCGGTGGAAACATGGCGGCGGTGCCGGCGCTCTTCGTGCTCACCGGCATCCGCCCCGACACGTGGTCGCTCGTCGTATGGTTCGCGGTCATCGGCGCGCTGGGTGTGTTCGTGGCCATCCCGCTCAAACGGCAGCTGGTCAATATCGACAAGCTGCCATTTCCCACCGGCATGGCCACGGCCGAGACGATCCGCGCGCTGCACGAGCACGAAGGGGGCGAAGGAAACAAGAAGGCGCAGCTCCTCCTCTCGGCCGCAGGCCTGGGCGCCGTGATCGCCTGGCTGCGCGACGCCAAGGCCACGTGGATGCCGTTCAACGTGCCCGCGCACATCGGTCTGCCCTTCAAGCTCCGCGGCGTGGAGGCTGCAAAGTGGTCGCTCACCCTCGATGGCAGCTTGATCCTCATGGGCGTGGGCGCGCTCATGACCTTCAAGACCGGCTGGTCGCTGCTCTTGGGCGGTATGCTCAACTACGCCGTCTTGGCCCCTGCCATGGTCGAGCGGGGGGTCATCGAGACGGTCAGCTACAAGGCCATCGTGCAGTACACGCTCTGGCCGGGCGCCGCCATTTTGGTCTCCAGCAGCGTCTTGTCCTTCGCCTTTCAGTGGCGCAGCATCGCGCGGTCGTTCTCGGGCATCACCGCCATCTTTCGCAAGAGCAAGGGGCCGGCCGATGCGGCGCCCGATCCCGTGGCCGAGGTCGAGTGCCCGTCGTGGTGGTTTCCGGCCGGGTTTCTTCTTCTCGCCCCGGTGGTCGTATTTCTCATGGGCGCGCTCTTTCAAATCCCTTGGTGGGCGGGCCTCATCGCGTTGCCGCTGACCCTCGTCACCGGCGTGGTGGGCGGTCGCATGACCGGGGAGACCGACATTACGCCCACCAAGGCCGTTGGCCCGCTGACGCAGCTCGTATTCGGCGCCATGTTGCCAGGCAATATGGTCGCCAACATCATGGGCGCCAATGTCACCGGCGGCGTGGGGTTGCACGCCAGCGATCTGCTCACCGATTTGAAATGTGGATATCTGCTGGGCGGCAATCCACGGCAACAATTCGTTGCGCAACTCTTTGGCTTGGTCGCAGGGGCCGCGGTGGTCGTTCCCGCCTACAATTTGCTGATTCCGACCGCGGACATCATCGGCTCCGCCGATTTTCCGGCGCCGAGCGTAATGGTGTGGGCGGGCGTGTCCAAAGCCTTGTCCTCGGGCCTTGGCGGCTTGCAGCCTGCGGCTCGTGTTGCGCTCGTTGTCGGATTTGCACTCGGCATCGGGTTGACCCTTCTCGAGCGTTGGGCGCCGGCGCGCGTCAAACCCTGGATCCCGTCCCCCAACGCCATCGGTATTTCCATGGTCATTCCCGGCGCGAACGCGATTGCCATGTTTACGGGCGGCGTCATTGCGGAGATTCTGCGACGACGCAAGCCGGCATTGGCCGAACGCACGGTTGTACCGATCAGCTCCGGCTTCATTGCGGGTGAAAGTTTAATGGGAATTGCGATAGCCATACTCGTTGCTATCGGGGTGCTCTCCAAATAA